In Corylus avellana chromosome ca2, CavTom2PMs-1.0, the following proteins share a genomic window:
- the LOC132168991 gene encoding F-box/kelch-repeat protein At3g23880-like, with translation MAKRQRNPMLMSNELSEDLVTQILLWLPVVSLLRHKCVCKSWYALITNQYFVRKHVLHNKNNDSKKNILLLPKTTTLDYVVSMLSYETLQVSQVSPTQPVYPPYFGIINTINVLGSCNGLICLLDIYSVLLVIWNPATKKTKFVPESNPCSRYGADIDAIGFGFDAKTNDYKIIMLVSFSHPPYEEEVVIYQKEIYSLSADSWRKVDGPRYTDLHGYEGPMTYINGMASWEASGDDWVGLLSFDMSDEVFLITPLPDDVIGNPSSHICKNFFVMNESIAMATSMWTNSMREKWLDVCFDIWLLVEVGVKNSWTKLFTIGPFSGISRPLGLLKNETMLLEKYNNQLVLYDPSTEKMTNIQIHENTVSEHLVTYMETLVSVKGGNEFVDINA, from the coding sequence ATGGCCAAGCGACAGAGGAATCCGATGTTGATGTCCAACGAATTGTCTGAAGACTTGGTAACACAGATTCTGCTATGGCTTCCGGTTGTCTCCCTATTGCGACACAAGTGCGTCTGCAAATCGTGGTACGCTCTCATCACTAACCAATACTTCGTAAGAAAACATGTCCTACACAACAAAAACAACGACAGCAAAAAAAACATCCTCCTCCTCCCTAAAACCACCACCCTTGATTACGTTGTATCCATGCTTTCTTATGAAACACTCCAAGTATCCCAAGTATCCCCTACACAACCTGTATACCCACCTTATTTTGGGATAATCAACACTATTAATGTTCTGGGTTCTTGCAATGGTCTCATTTGTCTCCTTGATATCTATTCAGTGCTTCTTGTTATATGGAACCCTGCtactaaaaaaacaaagtttgtCCCCGAATCAAACCCCTGCTCTCGCTATGGCGCCGACATTGATGCTattggatttggttttgatgCCAAAACTAATGACTACAAGATAATCATGCTTGTTAGTTTCTCTCATCCTCCTTATGAAGAAGAAGTAGTCATATACCAAAAAGAGATATACAGCTTAAGTGCCGATTCTTGGAGAAAAGTTGATGGACCCCGGTATACTGACCTTCATGGTTATGAAGGTCCAATGACATACATCAATGGGATGGCTTCTTGGGAGGCATCGGGTGATGATTGGGTAGGTCTTTTGTCATTTGACATGAGCGACGAGGTATTCCTAATAACACCGCTGCCGGATGATGTTATTGGGAATCCCAGTTCACATATTTGCAAAAACTTTTTTGTGATGAATGAATCAATTGCTATGGCAACTAGTATGTGGACAAACAGTATGAGGGAAAAATGGTTGGATGTTTGCTTTGATATATGGTTGTTGGTCGAAGTTGGTGTTAAGAACTCTTGGACTAAGCTTTTCACTATTGGACCGTTTTCAGGAATTTCACGACCATTAGGATTGCTTAAGAATGAAACCATGTTGTTGGAAAAGTATAACAATCAGCTGGTATTGTATGACCCCTCTACCGAAAAAATGACTAATATCCAAATTCATGAAAACACGGTCTCGGAGCATTTGGTTACTTACATGGAGACCTTAGTTTCTGTCAAGGGAGGAAATGAATTTGTTGACATTAATGCCTGA